A window of Gopherus evgoodei ecotype Sinaloan lineage unplaced genomic scaffold, rGopEvg1_v1.p scaffold_57_arrow_ctg1, whole genome shotgun sequence genomic DNA:
ggggcaggtgggggtctcagcggggggcaccgggctgcagggggcaggtgggggtctcagcggggggcaccaggctgcagggacaggtggggggctcagcggggggcaccgggctgcagggggcaggtgggggtctcagcggggggcaccgggctgcaggGACAGGTGGGGGTCTCAgcggggggcaccgggctgcagggggcaggcggggggctcagcggggggcaccgggctgcagggggcaggcggggggctcagcggggggcaccgggctgcagggggcaggcggggggctcagcggggggcaccgggctgcagggacaggtggggggctcagcggggggcaccaggctgcagggggcaggcggggggctcagcggggggcaccaggctgcagggggcaggcggggggctcagcggggggcaccgggctgcagggggcaggtggggggctcagcggggggcaccgggctgcagggggcaggtggggggcaccgggctgcagggggcaggcggggggctcagcggggggcaccgggctgcagggggcaggtggggggcaccgggctgcagggggcaggtggggggctcagcggggggcaccgggctgcagggggcaggcggggggctcagcggggggcaccaggttgcagggggcaggtggggggctcagcggggggcaccaggctgcagggggcagggaggggggcaccGTGGGGCATGCAGACTCTGTCTCACTCCCCCGACTCCCGCCAGGATGCCTTGGGGGTGTCTCCGGCTGCGGGAGGAGAAAAGCTACAGCTCCATGGGCGACATCACGGACAAGTACGAGATCGGGGAGCTGCTGAGCACGTGAGTATCGGAGGgggctgctccccacagcccggCCCACAAAGACTCCTCCCACAGCAACCGGCTCCCTGGCTTGCtcacgtgcctcagtttccctgtctgccaggcagaggagggaaggggataATTTGACCAGACTCCAAGGGAGCCCCTCCCAGGACATCTGGTGCTGGGACGaccggggtggaggtggggaaaaggggcagggtggggccccTCAGTTCTCCCGGTAGGTGGGGAACCCGGGAGAGGGGGCATGAAACCCTTggctggggacagggaagggtgtGAGCACGGAGCTAGGCCCTGGCGTCGCCCATCGGGGGGGGCGCGTGGCTGCCCCAGCCACCCGCTCAGCCTTCCCCTCCATTTGTGGGTTGATCTGGTTCTTTCCCGGGGTAGGGACGAGTCCAACTGGGCcaggctgtgctgtgcagaaCGCTGGccaggatggggaaactgaggcacaccctGTGCTGGGAAGGGTAGTCCCAGTAATTCACGGTGGTGGAAGGGTGCTGTGGGGCTACTGGGGAGTTACAAAGGGGGTGGGatgtggggcagctgggggggtGATCCATGGGGGGAGAGTGacatctccccccgcccccgccaggaAGGAGTTCTGTGAGCTGTGCCTGGCCCGCGAGCGCCGGACCGACCGGCTTGTTGTCTGCAAGCGGTTCCGGAAGAAGGATGGCAGGAAAGTTCGCCAGGCCGCCCGGAACGAGATCCTCATCCTGAAGATGTAGGTACTGGAGCCGGACCCCCCCTCGCAGCCGGGCCAGGAGTACTGGCAAAGGGGGGGCCTGTTGGCCCGAGACTCGACGGGCCCTGAGAGCCTTCAGCATCCAGCTCCCGAGTCTCCTTCCTCCAGTCACCCTCCCCTCTTGCACCCGCTGGGCAACACCACAACAtacagggggaaactgaggcaggcttgGCCTTCAGAAAATCCTCACATGGTTGCACATTTCTGGCCTTGCTGCATCTCTCTGTCGCTCTCCCACCCCCTGACCCCTGGCACTGTTCCCCTTTGCTCAGCAGCTCAGGGGGGTCCTTGCCCCGCTGCCCTGCCCAGGGGCGATGAGGTGGGGGTGTCCTGGTATCTGGGGTTCCTGTTGTGAATGACTCTGGCCTCTGGCCAGTCCCTCCCCTTTATGCTCAGTGCCCggtggagggaaactgaggcagctctGGGCCCAGAATTGCCATGTGGGAGTCAGGATGCCTCTTTCGTCAACAGCCCATGTGTatctgctgtgctgggggggtaTCGCTCTgcagtgggaggggagcaggaaggaAGCTGTGCCAATTGCTCGCCCCCCAATTCCTCCCCCCCCAGGGTGAGTCACCCCAACATCCTCCAGCTGATCGACACCTTTGAGACCCGCAGGGAATTTTACATCATCCAGGAGCTGTGAGTGCCAGggcctggtggggtggggggagatctcGGGGCAGGGAATGAGGGGGTCCCATGGTTGGGGGGGATGCCAGGGTTTGGGGCGGATTGGCTGGGAGATGATCCCACCCTGGGAACAGAAGGGAGTGGGGGAGCGAGGGGATATGTGTTGGGGGACTCCCGAGGctgagagcaggggggaggagcggactccagggctgggagcaggggggaggggaggggaccccagggctgggaggaggcaggggggaggggacccCAGGGCAGGGAACATGGCGCTCCAGGCtcagagggggctcaggggtgccCCAGGGCTGAGCCAGCCGGTGCTGCCCACTGCAGGGCGACAGGCGGGGACGTGTTCGACTGGATTTTAGACCTGGGCTGCTACACGGAGCGAGATGCCAGCAGCCTGATCCGGCAGGTGCTCGAGGCCCTGGCCTATCTGCACAGCCTGCACATCGTGCACCGCAACCTCAAGGTcagggacccaggcatccgggctgcccccacccccactctacccACCAGGCCCCAgtgctctcccagagctggggagagaacccaggcgtcctggctcccagcccccctgctctaaccactagatcccactctcctcccagagctgagaaggaacccaggagtcctgggtcccaggCCTCCAGGTTTCAGCGAGACTCGCTGGCTGGTTTCTTTAGCTCACGTCCCCCCACTGTGGCCACTTCTGTGCCGTGCAGGTGGTCTTAGGGGTGGGGGCAAGCTGAgatgggggaaaggggtggagtggtgtggggcaggctggtaggaagggaggggagtgtggggccgggaagggagggggcagtgtgggtctggtgggggagtgggtggtgtggggctggcactgtgggtctggtgggggagtggctggtgtggggctggcactgtggggcaggctggtgggaagggcgggggcagtgtggggctggcagtgtggggctggcgggggagggggtggtgtggggctggtgctgaggggctggtgggggggtcTGACGCCCGACGTGCCCCCCAGCTGGAGAACCTGGTCTATCACACCCAGCAAAGCCGCGCCAAGGTCGTGCTCCGGGATTTCTACCTGTCGCGCTTTGAGAACGGAGCCATCACTGAGCCCTGCGGGACACCCGAGTACCTGGGTATGTGCCCCCCGAGTACCTGGGTACGGCCCCCCATCCCTCAGAGTACCTGGGTATGTGCCCCCAAGTACCTGGGTACAGCCCCCCATCCCTCAGAGTACCTGGGTATGTGCCCCCCAAGTACCTGGGTACGGCCCCCCATCCCTCAGAGTACCTGGGTATGTGCCCCCCAAGTACCTGGGTACGGCCCCCCATCCCTCAGAGTACCTGGGTATGTGCCCCCCAAGTACCTGGGTACGGCCCCCCATCCCTCAGAGTACCTGGGTATGTGCCCCCAAGTACCTGGGTACGGCCCCCCATCCCTCAGAGTACCTGGGTATGGCCAAAGACGAGTACCTGGGCACGCCCCCCCATCCCTCCGAGTACCTGGGCACGCCCCCCGAGTACCTGGGTACGTCCCCCCCCGTACCTGGGTACAGCCCCCCATCCCTCCGAGTACCTGGGTATGCCTCCCAGTACCTGGGCACGCCCCCCCAAGTACTTGGGTATGTCCCCCCCCCATACCTGGGTACAGTGCCCAATCCCTCCGAGTACCTGGGCACGCCCCCCGAGTACCTGGGTATGTGCCCCCCAAGTACCTGGGTACGGCCCCCCATCCCTCAGAGTACCTGGGTATGGCCACAGATGAGTACCTGGGCacgcccccccatccccccgagTACCTGGGCACGCCCCCCGAGTACCTGGGTATGCCCCCCCAGTACCTGGGTGCGCCCCCCAAGTACCTGTGTACGCCCCCCCCCCGTACCTGGGTACAGCCCCCCATCCCTCCGAGTACCTGGGTATGCCTCCCAGTACCTGGGCGCGCCCCCCAAGTACCTGGGTACGTCCCCCCCAGTACCTGGGTACAGCCCCCCATCCCTCAGAGTACCTGGGTATGGCCAAAGACGAGTACCTGGGCACGCCCCCCGATCCCCCCGAGTACCTGGGCACGCCCCCCGAGTACCTGGGTATGCCCCCCCGTACCTGGGCGCGCCCCCCAAGTACCTGGGTACATCCCCCCCGTACCTGGGTACAGCCCCCCATCCCTCCGAGTACCTGGGTATGGCCAAAGACGAGTACCTGGGCacgcccccccatccccccgagTACCTGGGCACGCCCCCAAGTACCTGGGTATGTCCCCCCCCAGTACCTGGGTACAGCGCCCCATCCCTCTGAGTACCTGGGCATGCCCCCCAAGTACCTGGGTACGCCCCCCCGTACCTGGGTACAGCGCCCCATCCCTCCGAGTACCTGGGTATGCCCAAAGACGAGTACCTGGGTACGGCCCCCTATCCCTCTGAATACCTGGGTATGCCCAAAGACTAGTACCTGGGTACGGCCCCCTATCCCTCTGAATACCTGGGTATGCTCCCCAGTACCTTGGCACGCCCCCAAGTACTTGGGTATGTCCCCCCCCTACCTGGGTACAGTGCCCCATCCCTCCGAGTACCTGGGTATGCCCAAAGACAAGTACCTGGGTACGCCCCCCCATCTCTCTGAGTACCTGGGCACGTCCCTCCCCCGAGTACCTGGGTATGTCTCCCCCCGAGTACCTGGGTACGGCCCCATATCTCCCCGAGTACCTGGGTATGTCCCCCCCCAGTACCTGGGTATGACCCCTTCACTCCAAATACCTGGGTACaaactcctgcccctcccctgagtaCCTAAGTATGGGACCCTCCCCTGAGGacccgcccccttcccccaccctgagtaccactgccccaccccacctttgTCCTCACCCCCCCGTTATATCTGGGGGTCTCACCCCATCtctgtctgcccccagcccccgagGTCATCGCCCGCCAGCGCTATGGCCGCCCCGTGGACTGCTGGGCCGTGGGGGTCATTCTCTTCATCCTGTGAGTGGGGGCGGAGGACCCCGGGGGGTCGGGAGGCGAGGAGGCTGGGGGGGTCGGATCTGGGGTTGCAGCTAGGGGTCAGGAGGGTGGCATTAGACTGTCCTGGGGGGGCGTGTCTGGGCCCCGCGacccccctgactgcccctccccccgcaggcTGTCGGGGAACCCCCCGTTCTATGCCGACACGGAGCAGGAGTCTGGCCGGGGGCAGGATCGGCAGCTTTTCCGTCAGATCCTAGCCGGGGAATACAGCTTCGACCCCCCCTACTGGGACGAGATCTCCCCTGCCGGTGAGCCCcccataccccacagccccgACCCCCCTACTGGGATGAGATCTCCCCCGCCGGTCAGCCCCCcgtgccccacagccccccactgccccgACCCCCCTACTGGGACGGGATCTCCCCTGCCAGTGAGTCCCCTTGTGCCCCACAGCCTCTCATGGCCCCCACAGCGCTGACCCGCCCTGCTGGGACAAGCTGTCTCCCGCTGATGAGAcactcccccaccctgccatCCCCCAACTCCCTAGAGCCTGCCTCACTCGTCTCCCCCCATGTCCCTGCCACTCTGGGATGGGGGGGCCTTCACCCCTGActgaccctcccccccattgCAGCCAAGAAGCTGGTGTCGCAGCTGCTGGAGGTGGATCAGGACCAGAGGATCACGGCACAGGAGGCCCTGGGACACGTCTGGTATGGGGGGGggcggctggggggcagggcagcggAGTGGGGGAAGGGCATTGTGGGGGAATGGGGGAGTACGAGAGGGGCAAGGTGTGGGGGTGGGTCAGAGTGAGTGAGCGGGTAAGGGGCAGGTGGGCATGGGACAGTATAGAGGTTGATGGGGGGGTCACTCACTctcagttggggggcaggaaggtaCATGGGGCCGTctggccaggctggggggtgggtttCTGCTCCAGGGCCTTCCCCTGACACCCCCAACCTGCTCCTCAGTGCCCAGGCTAATGGCTACCAATGTTTCATTCCCCCTCCCACGGCTGGGTCttcctgtgccccccacccccacgatCACTCAtgtccccccatctcccccacacaTCCTtccaatctcccctccccccatctcaccTGCATCCGCCACCCCAACCCGGCCCCCGCGCTGCATCCTCCCCCTACCCCTGGACACCTCTCGACACCGGCCCCCCAGGATCGCGGGCAACGTGGCTTTGGAAAAGAACCTCAAGGAGGGGGTCTGTGCCCAGATCGAGAAGAATTTTGCCAAAGCCAAATGGCGGGTGAGTTTCCCCAGGGGCATTGGAGGGCGCCATgggatgggggctgggcagggggcgctctcccct
This region includes:
- the LOC115643343 gene encoding caM kinase-like vesicle-associated protein isoform X2, giving the protein MPWGCLRLREEKSYSSMGDITDKYEIGELLSTKEFCELCLARERRTDRLVVCKRFRKKDGRKVRQAARNEILILKMVSHPNILQLIDTFETRREFYIIQELATGGDVFDWILDLGCYTERDASSLIRQVLEALAYLHSLHIVHRNLKLENLVYHTQQSRAKVVLRDFYLSRFENGAITEPCGTPEYLAPEVIARQRYGRPVDCWAVGVILFILLSGNPPFYADTEQESGRGQDRQLFRQILAGEYSFDPPYWDEISPAAKKLVSQLLEVDQDQRITAQEALGHVWIAGNVALEKNLKEGVCAQIEKNFAKAKWRKAIRVTTFMQRLRALEPGAHPPASLPEVTMGEPCPTEPPTTERPREPVGPTEEKTQ
- the LOC115643343 gene encoding caM kinase-like vesicle-associated protein isoform X1, translating into MPWGCLRLREEKSYSSMGDITDKYEIGELLSTKEFCELCLARERRTDRLVVCKRFRKKDGRKVRQAARNEILILKMVSHPNILQLIDTFETRREFYIIQELATGGDVFDWILDLGCYTERDASSLIRQVLEALAYLHSLHIVHRNLKLENLVYHTQQSRAKVVLRDFYLSRFENGAITEPCGTPEYLAPEVIARQRYGRPVDCWAVGVILFILLSGNPPFYADTEQESGRGQDRQLFRQILAGEYSFDPPYWDEISPAAKKLVSQLLEVDQDQRITAQEALGHVWIAGNVALEKNLKEGVCAQIEKNFAKAKWRKAIRVTTFMQRLRALEPGAHPPASLPEVTMGEPCPTEPPTTERPREPVGPTEEKTQ